A genomic stretch from Arachis stenosperma cultivar V10309 chromosome 3, arast.V10309.gnm1.PFL2, whole genome shotgun sequence includes:
- the LOC130968326 gene encoding protein PSK SIMULATOR 1-like encodes MGGLCSKSAKGGDRVVATTDGAKENHKSYKTTVPSDLAPAPHTKEDNNKHERGAENAAGTGPDEFYDGIPRYNDSFPNKSRSVRSRQTAVAKVSEVSSRLGRAGTYGIGKAVDVLDTLGSSMTSLNAGNGFVSGTMTKGNEITILAFEVANTIVKASNLMESLSPASIKHLKEEVLPLEAVQDLVSKDTDELLRIVAADKREELKVFSDEVIRFGNRSKDPQWHNLDRYFEKISRELNPQRQSRDEAELIMQQLMNWVQFTAELYHELHALDRFEQDYQRKREEEDNSSATQSGDSRSILRAEVKSQKKQVKHLKKKSLWSRSLEEVMEKLVDIVSFLHLEIDNIFGSPDVRKPLIGTMSNRQRLGPAGLSLHYANIVLQIDTLVARSSSMPANTRDSLYQSLPPNIKSALRSKLPSFHVVEELTIADIKNEMEKTLHWLVPIATNTAKAHHGFGWVGEWANTGSELNKKTLKTDIMRIETFHHADKDKVENYILELLLWLQRLAIKSKVGIDAGEMRLTTKSIGTAPQKTNHSESPLLTTDEQNMLQDVSKRFRMRGISKSLDLDSVKASLTDKSILTKSSSYSSTVRCKEFSFNRICSKLPVIDFDIDKKRALDLIDRLDVPR; translated from the exons ATGGGGGGTCTTTGTTCCAAGTCTGCCAAGGGTGGTGACAGGGTGGTTGCCACCACAGATGGCGCCAAAGAAAACCATAAGAGCTACAAGACCACCGTGCCTTCTGATTTGGCACCTGCGCCTCACACAAAGGAGGACAATAACAAGCATGAACGTGGTGCTGAGAATGCTGCAGGGACTGGTCCTGATGAATTCTATGATGGAATCCCACGCTATAATGATTCTTTTCCGAATAAGTCAAGGTCTGTAAGGTCAAGGCAGACTGCTGTTGCAAAG GTTTCAGAGGTGAGTTCACGTCTAGGCAGAGCCGGTACTTACGGAATCGGGAAGGCAGTTGATGTTTTGGACACTCTTGGAAGCAGCATGACAAGTTTAAATGCTGGCAATGGGTTCGTTTCGGGCACCATGACAAAAGGGAATGAAATTACTATCTTAGCATTTGAGGTAGCAAACACAATTGTGAAGGCTTCTAATCTCATGGAATCTCTTTCTCCTGCAAGTATTAAGCACCTGAAAGAAGAGGTGCTTCCTTTAGAGGCTGTGCAAGATTTGGTATCAAAGGATACGGATGAACTTCTAAGAATTGTTGCTGCAGATAAGAG GGAGGAGTTGAAAGTTTTTTCTGATGAAGTGATTCGATTTGGAAATCGTTCAAAGGATCCTCAGTGGCACAACTTGGACCGTTACTTTGAGAA AATTAGCAGAGAACTTAATCCTCAAAGACAATCAAGGGATGAGGCAGAATTGATCATGCAGCAATTGATGAACTGGGTTCAATTTACGGCT GAATTATACCACGAGTTACATGCTTTGGATAGATTTGAACAAGATTATCAACGTAAGCGTGAAGAGGAGGATAACTCAAGTGCAACTCAAAGCG GTGATAGCCGTTCAATCTTAAGGGCAGAAGTAAAAAGCCAAAAGAAGCAAGTTAAACATTTAAAGAAAAAGTCGCTCTGGTCCAGAAGCTTGGAGGAG GTTATGGAGAAGCTTGTAGACATTGTAAGTTTTTTACATCTGGAGATAGATAACATCTTTGGCAGTCCAG ATGTCCGTAAACCATTAATCGGAACCATGAGCAATCGCCAAAGATTGGGCCCTGCGGGCCTTTCTTTGCATTATGCAAATATAGTGCTTCAAATTGATACTCTT GTTGCCAGATCCAGTTCTATGCCTGCGAATACGAGAGATTCGTTATATCAGAGCTTGCCTCCTAATATAAAGTCAGCTTTGCGTTCCAAATTACCGTCCTTTCATGTTGTAGAAGAG CTCACTATAGCAGATATAAAAAATGAGATGGAGAAAACATTGCATTGGTTGGTTCCAATTGCTACAAATACAGCCAA GGCCCATCATGGTTTTGGTTGGGTAGGAGAGTGGGCAAACACTGG CTCTGAGCTGAATAAGAAGACCTTGAAGACCGATATAATGCGGATCGAAACATTCCACCATGCAGATAAAGACAAAGTGGAAAATTATATTCTTGAACTTCTCTTGTGGCTTCAGCGTTTGGCCATCAAAAGTAAGGTTGGCATAGATGCAGGCGAAATGAGGCTTACCACGAAATCTATCGGCACTGCTCCACAGAAGACAAATCATTCTGAATCGCCGTTGCTAACAACTGATGAGCAGAACATGTTGCAGGATGTAAGTAAGAGATTCCGAATGAGAGGGATCAGTAAAAGCTTGGACCTGGACAGTGTGAAGGCTAGCTTGACAGACAAGAGCATACTTACAAAGAGTAGCAGTTACTCATCAACGGTTAGATGCAAggaattttcttttaatagGATTTGCTCTAAGCTTCCCGTGATTGATTTTGATATCGACAAGAAGAGAGCGTTGGATCTGATCGATAGACTAGACGTGCCTAGATAA